One Sphingobacteriales bacterium DNA segment encodes these proteins:
- a CDS encoding redoxin domain-containing protein yields the protein MARKVSILLGLAMFFLIAFKLPAQTLNKPASEIELPNTKGTNLKLSSLKGKYVLLSFWSTWCVACKVIKNPEYVRLWAKYKDYSFEKASEFTIFSVALDEDIAKWKQTIASDGLNWPYHVVDKESYYSSLWFEYNLPHIPYNYLIDEKGVVVGVNLSFAEIDKFLDSRKKSKKPNSNPDDSSTKPNSGNTGSGSGTGGNNNNNNNNQTKPNTPQQQQITVYKIQLGASGNPNLAAFSNLTDLGKLTTEAVEGKNLKRILLGTYTEATVDAKLAIVKQRGYASVIKVARKENVDVSTTPPADGGKTTTPNSPTQGQTTESKVLRKVFKIQLGVFAKPDLSKFSTLANIGKFDTEEAPNGAKRVLLGSFEKKNDAELALNQVKSKGFQGFTVARDEYELITAFAPTQFGQRYEPAKPDAPDIINVRDLEFPEVKASMVGKIAPDIKLPDVNGNTQVLSATRKKLTLIYFWASWSGPSRNNHEDLNKIYKKYNKKGLEIFGVSLDKDPKRAAAAIEKDKLSWSINANDAEAMKSKLLDKYNVEYLPALFLIDQDGKIVGENLTFEQLDAEIDVRIGE from the coding sequence ATGGCACGCAAAGTATCAATACTGCTCGGTTTGGCAATGTTTTTTCTAATTGCCTTCAAATTGCCAGCCCAAACCCTTAACAAACCCGCTTCAGAGATTGAATTACCCAATACAAAAGGTACAAATCTTAAACTATCTTCCTTGAAGGGTAAATACGTTTTACTTAGTTTTTGGTCAACTTGGTGTGTGGCTTGCAAAGTGATTAAAAACCCCGAATATGTACGCCTTTGGGCAAAATACAAAGATTATAGCTTTGAAAAAGCCAGCGAGTTTACCATATTTAGTGTGGCCTTAGACGAAGATATTGCCAAATGGAAACAAACTATTGCCAGCGACGGCCTAAATTGGCCTTACCATGTGGTGGACAAAGAATCGTATTACTCTTCGCTGTGGTTCGAGTACAATTTGCCCCATATACCCTATAACTATTTAATTGACGAAAAAGGCGTAGTTGTAGGTGTTAATTTAAGTTTTGCCGAAATAGACAAGTTTTTAGATAGCCGGAAAAAATCGAAAAAACCGAATAGTAATCCGGATGACAGCAGTACCAAGCCCAATTCCGGAAATACCGGCAGTGGTAGTGGAACAGGTGGTAACAACAACAACAATAATAATAATCAAACCAAACCCAATACTCCTCAACAGCAACAAATTACGGTTTATAAAATACAGTTAGGCGCATCGGGCAATCCAAATTTGGCCGCTTTCAGCAATTTAACCGACTTGGGCAAACTGACAACCGAAGCCGTAGAAGGCAAAAACTTAAAACGCATATTATTAGGCACCTATACCGAAGCCACCGTAGATGCTAAATTAGCCATAGTAAAACAACGCGGCTATGCTTCGGTCATAAAAGTTGCGCGAAAAGAAAACGTAGATGTATCAACTACACCTCCGGCAGATGGCGGTAAAACTACCACACCAAACTCGCCTACACAAGGCCAAACTACTGAGTCGAAAGTATTGCGCAAAGTATTTAAAATACAGTTAGGCGTTTTTGCCAAACCCGACCTTAGTAAGTTCTCTACCTTAGCAAATATTGGTAAATTTGACACAGAAGAAGCCCCTAATGGTGCAAAACGAGTATTATTAGGCAGTTTCGAGAAAAAAAATGATGCCGAACTTGCCCTCAATCAAGTAAAATCGAAAGGTTTTCAGGGGTTTACCGTTGCCCGCGATGAATATGAGTTGATTACTGCTTTTGCCCCCACACAATTTGGCCAGCGTTACGAACCCGCAAAACCCGATGCACCAGATATTATAAACGTCCGCGATTTAGAGTTTCCAGAAGTTAAGGCTTCGATGGTTGGCAAAATTGCCCCCGATATTAAACTGCCCGACGTAAACGGCAACACACAAGTACTAAGCGCAACCCGCAAAAAATTAACCTTGATTTATTTTTGGGCAAGCTGGAGCGGCCCCTCGCGCAATAACCACGAAGATTTAAATAAAATTTACAAAAAATACAATAAAAAAGGACTTGAAATCTTTGGCGTTTCACTTGACAAAGACCCCAAACGCGCCGCAGCTGCCATTGAAAAAGACAAACTTAGTTGGTCAATTAATGCTAACGATGCCGAGGCCATGAAGTCGAAATTATTAGATAAATACAACGTTGAATATTTGCCAGCCTTGTTTTTGATTGACCAAGATGGTAAAATTGTTGGCGAAAATTTAACTTTTGAACAGTTAGATGCCGAAATTGACGTGCGTATTGGCGAGTAA